GACGGACAATGTAGGCCTCAAGCCTGAGCGGCCGTTTCAAATCCTCGGCATCACGACCGAAGTCACGCTCGGCGATCTGCTCGCCAATGTCGTGTTCCTTTCGACACTCGCCCATCAATTCGATTACGCCAGGCTGCATATCAAATATCGCGACGTCCGCCCCTATTCCCGGGACGTGATGTCGCTCTCCCCGCTGATCGACCTGGCCGAGCCCCTCCCTGGCGAGTGGCCGAAAATCCTGCGGCGTTTCAAGCCCGATATCGAGCCCCGTCGATACCCTGACGTCGGTCGCCTCAATGGCGGCCGCGCCACCTACTATGACATGGTCGTCACCAATCAAATGGCGCGATCGATGACCATTCATACCTTTCCCGATCCGGTGCCGCTCGCGCTTCCGGATGACCAATCCCCACGCCTCAAGGAGCAGCTCGTCACGCTCGGCCTCAGGCCCGACCAATGGCACGCGACGATCCACCATCGCGAGAGCAGCTACAAGTTCCGGCCGCACAGTGGCGAGCGCGACAACACACCGGAGGCCTTCGACGAGCTCGTCGATTTCATCATCAGCCTCGGTGGCCAGGTGGTCAGGCTTGGGCATACCGGCATGGCGCCCTTCAAAAAGCGCGAAGGCTTCATTGATCTCGCTAGAAGGCCTGATAGCTTCATGCTTCAGGCCGCGGCCGTGAGCCTGGCGCGGTTTGCGATCTTGGGTCCCTCGGGGCCCGTCTCTCTTTCGATGGGTTTCGGTACGCCGGCCACAATTGTCGATTCTCTCGACCGCGGTGGCGTCTGGGGAACAGTTACGGATCTCCTGACCCAGGAGCTCACGACAAGCGACGGCCGGATCTTGCGCAACCAATCCCTGGTTGATGCCGGCCTTATGGATAGCTTTCTGCTCCGAGATCTGATGAAGCGCGACAGTCGATACAAAATCCGCAAGACCAGTGCGGCCGAACTCAAGGAAGTCGCGTTTCGCTTGTTCGAGCGAACAAAGGATTGTCCGGCCTGGCGCCCGGCACTGCCGCTTCCAGTCGGACCAAAGCCAAACAGCATCACTTGGCCGCCGAGGCCGACATATCCGATGAGGTGGGTAGACCTTTAGGCTGGGCGTGCGCCGCAACGGCGATTTTACGTGGCTTGGCTTTGGTCCTGCCGGCAAGGGAACCGGTGGTCACCAGGTCAGGCGGTCTTTGGTGCGCGCATGGAGCTTTGCCTTGGTTCTTCAGTTGATGAGGCTGCCGTCCAGTAGTCCCCCTCACGAAGCGATGCGTTTCGCAGCCCGTAACTCGCCGGCGCAGCCTCTGGAAAAGTCGCACCGTCTACTGCTCTCGGTCAGCCATGATCACGGCCGGCTTACCCGCCTAGACCTTATCCCATCCGAATCGTTCCATCAGATGGTGCGGAATCATCTCTGCCACCCGCTCGATCTGAACAGGCGTGAATGCGGCTCTCCACTCATCAACTGCCCCATTCCGGAAATGACTTCTCATGTCCTTTTGGGCCAACTCGATCGATGCGGGTATCTCGCGGCCAAGGTCTATGAGAAGTTCGTGCATGAACGCCTCGTCTCGACCGACCATGTCCTCGTATTTGGAAACGATGATGCGGTCCCTATAGGTAATGCTATCTAGGGCCTTGCACCATGTCTCGATCCACCGAATGAGATTGGGCACGTGATGATCGATTTGCCAATCGATCTTCTCGCTGAAGCTCATTGAAAAGTATACCGGGGGCTCGAGCGGTACCGTTCTGAGGTTAGTTTCAGGCTGGCCACTGACATCTGTCCGCTCCTTGTGATGTGTCCAGCTCAGAAGCGCGGCGCGGGGGTCTCTCAAATGTAAGATCCATTTGTCGCAGTAGTGAGAGAGAATGTTGAGATTAATTTCACAGGCACTCAGATGGGATTGCGCCACGAAACCGCCCATTGAAAGCTGAGCCATCGACCTGATGTCGGCGTGGTCGATCGGAAAGTAGCCTGGCGAAACGTGTATCCGCTTCAGATCTAGCGTTCTCTTCAAGGTCTTAGCGAGAAACAATGAGCCGGATTTCGGCATCGTGACGACAAGGACGCTTGCGCCGTTGCCCTTTTTTTGCGCTTTCGTGAGTCGGTAGCCAAACGGCTCAATGAATTTGCTCAACATCATACCGTCAATTCACTTTCGTCCTGGGTGGTTTCGTCGTTTTATGGTTCATTGAAGGGCTGGCCCGCGGCGCCGGACACGCATCGTGAATTTGGCGCTGACAATTGCTATATGGGCCTGATTGAGCGCTCCGCCATGCAGCGAGATGATAATGCAAAAGTTCGACCTGCCTATCGACGACGTCGCCAGGATTGAACTCCGCTATTCGACACAACCAGTGTTGGGAAATGAGTCCGCGAAAATCGACAAGCTCGATCGCACCTATCGCCAACTTCGTCGCGACACGGACGTCGCCGAAGGCATTTTCGCGCACTGTCGCTATTGAGCGACTTATGTGCATATTGGAATCCCCCCTCAAGCGAATATCTGAGGCTCAAACCCGCATATCGGGATCAGGCATGAGTGTCAATGTCGCTTAGGCACGAATCTTGCGTGGAACTTTAAACTCACTAGCGGGTTGCCGCAACTATCGCCTAAACGCTACTCCATAACGCTGGGACAGGTTGCACCTCCGCTATTCCCAGAGCTTCGCGTTTGCATCAAAATTCATTGACAGCCAGTCCCATTGCAGCTGCTGAGAGCGAGTGGCGTACGGCCATGCGTGAGCGGCGGATTAAGCCCAACCGGGCGGCCACCGCGAATTCCCACCCCGCTCGCGACAATACTCCAGCATGAGTTCTGGACGGTGGCCGCCGATCGGTATTCCGGTGATAAGCACGAACAGGGATAGACCGGCGCGGATCAAGGCCGGTTCAGCGCGCCAGTGGAGATCAGGCAGCACAGCCCGCCGGGCCGGTACTGCAAGTCGATTGAGCCCGAAAGTGTATCGCGCACCATACGGGTCAAGAGCCTTGTGCCAAATCCTTCGCGAATGGAGTCACCTATTTCAGGTCCGCCCTGTTCCAGCCATTCAAGATTGATCCCGCCATTGCCGGTTTCCGCCCAGTTCAGGAAAACTTGTCCCTCCGCCCGAGACAAGGCGCCGTATTTGAGCGCATTGGTGCACAACTCGTGGAGGACCATGCTCAAGCCGGTGACACCGGGGCCAGAGATCCCGGTCGGCGGCCCGTTCAGGACAATCGAGATCCTGCCGCACCTCGCGATAAGGCGCGGTGAGACGTTCCGTTATCTCCTGAATATTCGCCGCATCAACTTCGGTATCGAGAACGATGTCGTTGGCGAGCGAGAGGGCCTGCAGGCGTCCAAGATAGCTCTCCAGAGCCGTGCGCTTGTCGATGTCCTGGTTGAAGATCTG
This genomic stretch from Nordella sp. HKS 07 harbors:
- a CDS encoding sulfotransferase domain-containing protein; the encoded protein is MMLSKFIEPFGYRLTKAQKKGNGASVLVVTMPKSGSLFLAKTLKRTLDLKRIHVSPGYFPIDHADIRSMAQLSMGGFVAQSHLSACEINLNILSHYCDKWILHLRDPRAALLSWTHHKERTDVSGQPETNLRTVPLEPPVYFSMSFSEKIDWQIDHHVPNLIRWIETWCKALDSITYRDRIIVSKYEDMVGRDEAFMHELLIDLGREIPASIELAQKDMRSHFRNGAVDEWRAAFTPVQIERVAEMIPHHLMERFGWDKV
- a CDS encoding TIGR04372 family glycosyltransferase — protein: MARLLQKRDMPAGNKTDNVGLKPERPFQILGITTEVTLGDLLANVVFLSTLAHQFDYARLHIKYRDVRPYSRDVMSLSPLIDLAEPLPGEWPKILRRFKPDIEPRRYPDVGRLNGGRATYYDMVVTNQMARSMTIHTFPDPVPLALPDDQSPRLKEQLVTLGLRPDQWHATIHHRESSYKFRPHSGERDNTPEAFDELVDFIISLGGQVVRLGHTGMAPFKKREGFIDLARRPDSFMLQAAAVSLARFAILGPSGPVSLSMGFGTPATIVDSLDRGGVWGTVTDLLTQELTTSDGRILRNQSLVDAGLMDSFLLRDLMKRDSRYKIRKTSAAELKEVAFRLFERTKDCPAWRPALPLPVGPKPNSITWPPRPTYPMRWVDL